A stretch of the bacterium SCSIO 12827 genome encodes the following:
- a CDS encoding DUF1194 domain-containing protein produces the protein MLTMAAPGEAKEAKDVDLELVLAVDVSGSIDDDEARLQREGFATAITNPHIMRAIRSGPLGRVAVMYVEWSGLDRHHIVADWTVIANESDARDFAETISDGSPFRGQWTSISNVIDQSMKYLENSPYRGARRVIDISGDGENNNGDPIMGARDRAIAAGVTINGLPIINGRTGPNGMAPPEDLDGYYRDCVIGGPGAFLVVARGFSDFARAIRRKLFLELSGWQPAPRRVRAALRPKVDCLTGEKRTLRELQELNDIQKDRYKGGPSKAH, from the coding sequence GCCGTGGACGTTTCGGGCAGCATCGATGATGACGAAGCGCGTTTGCAGCGCGAAGGTTTCGCCACGGCCATCACCAACCCGCATATCATGCGTGCCATCCGTTCGGGCCCCTTGGGCCGGGTCGCCGTGATGTATGTGGAATGGTCGGGACTGGACCGCCACCACATTGTCGCCGACTGGACCGTGATCGCCAATGAAAGCGACGCCCGCGACTTCGCCGAAACCATATCCGACGGGTCGCCGTTCCGCGGGCAGTGGACCTCGATCTCAAACGTCATCGACCAGAGCATGAAGTATCTGGAGAACAGCCCTTACCGGGGCGCGCGCCGGGTCATCGACATTTCCGGCGACGGCGAAAACAACAACGGCGATCCCATCATGGGGGCCCGCGACCGCGCCATCGCCGCCGGTGTGACCATCAACGGTCTGCCCATCATCAACGGGCGCACCGGCCCCAACGGCATGGCGCCCCCGGAAGACCTGGACGGTTATTACCGGGATTGCGTGATCGGCGGGCCGGGGGCGTTCCTGGTGGTCGCCCGCGGGTTTTCCGACTTCGCCCGCGCCATCCGGCGCAAGCTGTTTCTGGAACTGTCGGGCTGGCAGCCCGCCCCCCGGCGCGTGCGGGCAGCGCTGCGGCCGAAGGTTGACTGCCTGACCGGAGAGAAACGCACGCTCCGCGAATTGCAGGAACTGAATGACATCCAGAAGGACCGATACAAGGGCGGGCCCTCGAAGGCGCATTGA
- a CDS encoding DUF1194 domain-containing protein, with amino-acid sequence MRLFPMVLAALVAGMPGAARALDVDLELVLAVDVSGSIEKDEAELQREGFVQAFRNEAVIRAVTSGEHKRIAVTYIEWAGVSHQRMGIDWRIIDSAKAAHNFAAELSNLPFASALWTSISGAIDFGMERLSASPYRSKRRVIDISGDGANNHGEAVLPARDRAVRQGVTINGLPIVNGRPSPFGMPQLPNLDWYFEDCVIGGPGAFIVVADGFADFGRAIKRKLIREIADLGGPKTTRGLYHPARLDARPPCDAGEQLLLEMDDT; translated from the coding sequence ATGCGTCTGTTTCCGATGGTCTTGGCGGCGCTCGTGGCAGGGATGCCCGGCGCGGCCCGCGCCCTTGACGTCGACCTGGAACTGGTGCTGGCCGTGGATGTTTCCGGCAGCATCGAAAAAGACGAAGCCGAACTGCAGCGTGAGGGCTTCGTGCAGGCATTCCGCAACGAGGCCGTGATCCGCGCCGTCACCAGCGGCGAACACAAGCGCATCGCCGTCACCTACATTGAGTGGGCGGGCGTCAGCCATCAACGCATGGGCATTGACTGGCGCATCATCGACAGCGCCAAGGCGGCACATAACTTTGCCGCTGAGTTGTCCAATCTGCCCTTCGCCTCGGCACTTTGGACCTCCATATCAGGGGCCATTGATTTCGGCATGGAGCGCCTTAGCGCCAGCCCCTATCGATCCAAGCGCCGGGTCATCGACATTTCCGGCGACGGCGCCAACAACCATGGCGAGGCGGTTCTGCCGGCCCGCGACCGCGCGGTGCGCCAGGGCGTGACCATCAACGGCCTACCCATCGTCAACGGCCGGCCCAGCCCCTTCGGCATGCCGCAGTTGCCTAATCTGGATTGGTATTTCGAGGACTGCGTGATCGGCGGGCCGGGTGCCTTCATCGTCGTCGCCGACGGTTTTGCCGACTTCGGCCGTGCCATCAAGCGCAAATTGATTCGCGAGATCGCGGACCTGGGCGGGCCGAAGACGACGCGGGGCCTGTACCACCCGGCACGCCTCGACGCGCGCCCGCCCTGCGACGCAGGCGAACAACTGCTTCTGGAAATGGACGATACTTAG
- a CDS encoding PhzF family phenazine biosynthesis protein, with the protein MKRRFATVDVFTDRAFGGNPLAVVLDAEGLSDDTMQAVAREFNLSETTFVLPPADPANTARVRIFTPGRELPFAGHPNVGTAFVLAREGRLFGKPLRSILRFEEAAGLVLVDIRTGPDGPVGARLTAPQGFSHTDEFSPADFAACVNLDPADIDTSAHPPLLGSAGMTFPIARLNGVDALGRARGNADVMARHPAMGGHIFVYVPAPNAPGTFHARMFAPGLGIAEDPATGAAAAALTGLLGTLTTGDGSYDYRIIQGVEMGRPSLIETAADVAGGTVTAIRVGGACAAVMRGEIEV; encoded by the coding sequence ATGAAACGCCGCTTCGCCACCGTCGATGTGTTCACCGACCGCGCCTTCGGTGGCAATCCGCTGGCCGTGGTGCTGGACGCCGAGGGCCTTTCCGACGACACGATGCAGGCCGTCGCCCGCGAATTCAACCTGTCGGAAACCACCTTCGTGCTGCCGCCCGCGGATCCGGCCAACACGGCCCGCGTGCGTATTTTCACCCCGGGCCGTGAACTGCCCTTCGCCGGGCACCCCAACGTCGGCACAGCCTTCGTGCTGGCCCGCGAGGGCCGCCTGTTCGGCAAGCCCCTGAGATCAATCCTGCGGTTCGAGGAAGCGGCCGGTCTGGTCCTTGTCGACATCCGAACGGGACCGGACGGACCGGTGGGGGCACGCTTGACGGCGCCCCAGGGGTTTTCCCACACGGATGAATTCTCACCCGCGGATTTCGCCGCCTGCGTGAACCTGGACCCCGCCGATATCGATACCTCGGCCCATCCGCCGCTGCTTGGGTCCGCCGGCATGACTTTTCCCATCGCCCGGCTGAACGGAGTCGACGCTCTGGGCCGGGCCCGGGGCAACGCCGACGTCATGGCCCGGCATCCCGCCATGGGCGGCCATATCTTTGTCTACGTTCCCGCCCCCAATGCCCCCGGGACCTTCCATGCGCGCATGTTCGCACCAGGCCTGGGCATTGCCGAAGATCCTGCCACAGGTGCGGCGGCGGCGGCCTTGACGGGTTTGCTCGGCACGCTGACGACGGGCGACGGCAGTTATGATTACCGGATCATCCAGGGGGTCGAGATGGGCCGCCCGTCGCTGATCGAAACCGCGGCCGATGTCGCCGGCGGCACGGTCACGGCGATCCGCGTCGGCGGTGCCTGCGCGGCGGTGATGCGCGGCGAGATCGAAGTCTAA
- a CDS encoding PAS domain-containing protein: MTKTSYVTGKEAFFGDDEIIVSKTDLKGHITYANDVFLKIAGYTEAEVLGQPHNLIRHPDMPRCVYKLLWDTISSGAEIFAYVKNRCKNGDHYWVLAHVTPSFDANKAIVGYHSNRRVPDRQALERVIIPLYRDLKKREDAFENRKDGMNAAFDDITALLQGKGVAYDEFIATI; the protein is encoded by the coding sequence ATGACAAAAACATCATATGTAACCGGCAAGGAGGCCTTCTTCGGAGACGACGAGATCATCGTGTCGAAGACGGACCTTAAGGGGCACATCACCTATGCCAACGATGTGTTCCTGAAAATCGCCGGCTATACCGAGGCCGAGGTGCTTGGCCAGCCGCACAACCTTATCCGTCATCCCGACATGCCGCGCTGCGTCTACAAACTGCTTTGGGATACGATTTCATCAGGGGCGGAAATCTTCGCCTACGTGAAGAACCGCTGCAAGAACGGTGACCACTATTGGGTGTTGGCCCATGTCACGCCGTCGTTCGACGCGAATAAGGCCATCGTCGGCTACCACTCGAACCGCCGCGTGCCCGACCGCCAGGCGTTGGAGCGCGTGATCATCCCGCTGTACCGGGACTTGAAGAAAAGGGAAGACGCCTTCGAGAACCGCAAGGACGGTATGAACGCCGCCTTCGATGACATCACCGCCCTGCTGCAGGGCAAAGGCGTCGCCTACGACGAATTCATCGCCACGATTTAA
- a CDS encoding methyl-accepting chemotaxis protein: MFTNHKKSKIAEALRVCNAVADGDFEARIIGINDRDGEIAELCHAINRLIDRTDAYVRESTASLEYVSQNKYFRRIQERGMVGAFRTASRAINTATQSMQDRINAFREVTSDFETRMGGVTEAVSAAATELESSAGAMSATASATSEQAATAASAADQATANAQTVASAAEELSSSISEIGRQVTHSTSISQSAVAHAREADTRIENLSQGSERIGEVLKLIADIADQTNLLALNATIEAARAGEAGKGFAVVASEVKNLANQTAKATDDIAVQVENIQTVTAETVTSIAEISATIDRMEEAAANISAAVEEQDAATRDIAVNVEQAAAGTAEVTRNVSLVTEGAQETGSAAQQVLAASGELARQSTVLESEVRGFLDRLRAVL; the protein is encoded by the coding sequence ATGTTCACCAACCACAAGAAGTCGAAAATCGCCGAGGCTTTGAGGGTCTGCAACGCCGTCGCCGACGGTGATTTCGAAGCCCGCATCATCGGGATTAACGACCGTGACGGCGAGATCGCCGAACTTTGCCATGCCATCAACCGTTTGATCGACCGCACCGACGCCTATGTGCGTGAATCCACCGCCAGCCTGGAATATGTCAGCCAGAACAAATACTTCCGGCGCATTCAGGAACGCGGCATGGTGGGTGCCTTCCGCACGGCGTCCCGGGCCATCAACACGGCCACGCAGTCGATGCAGGACCGCATCAATGCCTTCCGCGAGGTGACCAGCGATTTCGAAACCCGCATGGGCGGCGTGACCGAGGCTGTGTCCGCCGCCGCGACAGAACTCGAATCCTCCGCCGGCGCTATGAGCGCCACGGCTTCGGCGACCAGCGAGCAGGCGGCGACCGCCGCCAGCGCCGCCGACCAGGCGACCGCCAATGCGCAGACCGTTGCCTCGGCGGCGGAAGAACTATCGAGCTCGATCTCTGAAATCGGCCGCCAGGTCACGCATTCCACGTCGATTTCCCAATCGGCCGTGGCCCATGCCCGCGAGGCCGACACCCGCATCGAAAACCTGTCTCAAGGGTCGGAACGCATCGGGGAGGTGTTGAAGCTGATCGCCGATATCGCGGACCAGACCAATCTTCTGGCGCTTAATGCGACCATCGAGGCCGCCCGCGCCGGCGAGGCCGGTAAGGGGTTCGCCGTGGTCGCGTCCGAGGTCAAGAACCTGGCCAATCAGACGGCCAAGGCCACCGATGACATTGCGGTTCAGGTCGAGAACATCCAAACGGTGACCGCGGAGACGGTGACGTCGATCGCGGAGATCAGCGCGACCATCGACCGGATGGAAGAGGCTGCCGCCAATATTTCCGCCGCCGTCGAGGAACAGGATGCGGCGACGCGCGATATCGCGGTCAATGTAGAACAGGCCGCCGCCGGCACGGCGGAAGTCACCCGTAACGTTTCATTGGTGACCGAAGGAGCGCAGGAAACCGGTTCCGCCGCCCAGCAGGTGCTGGCCGCATCGGGCGAACTGGCGCGGCAGTCGACCGTCCTGGAAAGCGAAGTTCGGGGCTTCCTGGATCGCTTGCGCGCGGTTCTTTAA